In Aphanothece sacrum FPU1, a single genomic region encodes these proteins:
- a CDS encoding DUF29 domain-containing protein, which produces MKTYSIQTQLKALYEQDEHLWLTEMVKLLKENRLNELDIENLIEELEDLGKRDKNKVESLLRQIIIHLLLLQYWTEEYEYNYRHWQGEIATFRIQLNRALTTNLKKYLLENQEDIYQEAVFIVTQKTGLSINIFPSNSPYSLEQLLNKDWLPEKFK; this is translated from the coding sequence ATGAAAACCTATTCTATACAAACTCAATTAAAAGCTCTCTATGAACAAGATGAACATCTTTGGTTAACCGAAATGGTTAAACTTTTAAAGGAAAATCGTCTAAATGAATTAGATATTGAGAATTTAATTGAGGAGTTAGAAGATTTGGGTAAACGAGATAAAAATAAAGTTGAAAGTTTGTTAAGACAGATCATAATTCATCTTTTATTACTTCAATATTGGACAGAAGAATATGAGTATAATTATAGACACTGGCAAGGAGAAATAGCAACTTTTAGAATTCAACTAAATCGAGCATTAACCACAAATCTTAAAAAATATTTATTAGAAAATCAAGAAGACATTTATCAAGAGGCTGTTTTTATTGTTACTCAAAAAACTGGTCTATCTATTAATATTTTTCCATCAAACTCTCCTTATTCTCTAGAACAACTATTAAATAAAGATTGGTTGCCTGAAAAATTTAAGTAA
- a CDS encoding M16 family metallopeptidase: MHKVKGTGQTPGIHHLILDNGITVIVRENPSADVIAGRFFLKNSGSIWETREKAGLSNLLATVITKGTQRLSSVEIAEAVESIGASLGADAASDYLVMSLKTVSADFHPMLELMAEIMRSPSFPEAEITLEKRLIAQNIRSQQEQPFNVAFNQLREAMYPNHPYGVSVLGTPESLSKLRQEDLQKYHQTHFRPDNLIVSLSGRITVDEGMRLIDKTFGDWQVPSESVNSPIFPILTPCPSQNLIFQETQQSIVMLGYLTVGVKSPDYAALKLLSTYLGNGLSSRLFVELREKRGLAYDVSAVYPTRLETSQFVVYIGTAPQNTTIALEGLQGETERLSECLLTPEELQTAKNKLLGQYALGKQTNSEVAQLYGWYETLGLGIEFDQDFQEKINQVTPEKAQQVAKDYLLSPYLSVVGPESALAQI, encoded by the coding sequence ATGCACAAAGTCAAAGGAACGGGCCAAACTCCAGGGATTCATCATTTAATTTTAGATAATGGTATAACAGTAATTGTGAGGGAAAATCCCTCGGCTGATGTGATTGCCGGGCGTTTTTTTCTGAAAAATAGTGGATCTATCTGGGAAACACGAGAAAAAGCGGGATTATCTAATTTATTAGCTACTGTTATTACTAAAGGAACACAAAGATTATCCTCTGTAGAAATTGCTGAAGCGGTAGAATCAATTGGGGCTAGTTTAGGGGCTGATGCTGCCTCAGATTATTTGGTGATGAGTCTTAAGACGGTTTCGGCTGATTTTCACCCCATGCTGGAATTAATGGCGGAAATTATGCGATCGCCTTCTTTTCCTGAAGCGGAAATTACTTTAGAAAAGCGTCTCATTGCCCAAAATATTCGTTCTCAACAAGAACAACCCTTTAATGTGGCTTTTAATCAATTACGGGAAGCCATGTATCCGAATCATCCTTATGGGGTATCGGTGTTGGGAACCCCCGAAAGCCTATCGAAATTGAGGCAAGAAGACCTACAAAAGTATCATCAGACCCATTTTAGACCTGATAATCTGATTGTGAGTTTATCGGGGCGTATTACCGTTGATGAAGGGATGAGATTAATTGATAAAACTTTCGGAGATTGGCAAGTTCCTTCTGAGAGTGTAAATAGTCCTATTTTTCCGATTTTAACGCCTTGTCCGTCTCAAAATTTGATTTTTCAAGAGACGCAACAATCGATTGTGATGTTAGGATATTTGACGGTTGGGGTCAAGAGTCCTGATTATGCGGCCCTTAAATTATTGAGTACTTATTTAGGTAATGGGTTATCTAGTCGTTTGTTTGTAGAATTACGGGAAAAACGGGGATTAGCTTATGATGTTTCGGCGGTTTATCCGACTCGTTTAGAAACCTCTCAATTTGTGGTTTATATTGGCACTGCGCCCCAAAATACTACTATTGCTTTAGAAGGTTTACAAGGGGAAACAGAGCGGTTATCTGAGTGTTTATTGACCCCTGAAGAATTACAAACAGCTAAGAATAAATTATTGGGACAATATGCGTTAGGGAAACAAACTAATTCAGAAGTTGCTCAATTATATGGTTGGTATGAGACGTTAGGATTAGGGATAGAATTTGATCAGGATTTTCAGGAAAAAATTAATCAAGTTACTCCAGAAAAGGCGCAACAAGTGGCTAAGGATTATTTACTTTCTCCCTATTTATCGGTGGTTGGGCCGGAATCTGCGTTAGCCCAGATATAA
- a CDS encoding glycosyltransferase family 2 protein, whose translation MLDKPVPIAAIICTYNRDSYLGDAIDSLLNQTLEDYEVLVVDNASTDRTKEIVESRLSHPRLRYVYEPILGLSVARNRGAKETTAPIIAYLDDDAIATPQWLSVLIEAYQLNEKLAIAGGKVTLIWPKNIPTPNWISADLAGGLGAYDLGDKIVYINNPQLTPRGLNYSMRRSFLEQIGGFDANLGRVGKKLLSNEELYTTELALNKGWEVAYLPDALVAHNVAPERLKADWFLRRSWWQGVSECYREEIAGRTGIEQLGRGGERLVRGLYKSLKYINNPALSFDNLVYAYGQIGYLQEAIKMMITSGNNPQ comes from the coding sequence ATGTTAGATAAACCTGTCCCCATTGCTGCCATTATTTGTACCTATAATCGTGATTCCTACTTAGGGGATGCCATTGATAGCCTTTTAAACCAAACCTTAGAAGATTATGAGGTCTTAGTGGTAGATAATGCCTCCACAGACCGCACAAAAGAGATTGTGGAGTCTCGTCTATCCCATCCCCGTCTCAGATACGTTTATGAGCCAATTTTAGGGTTGTCTGTGGCTCGTAATCGGGGGGCTAAAGAAACAACTGCTCCTATTATAGCTTATCTCGATGATGATGCGATCGCCACTCCTCAATGGTTAAGTGTGTTAATTGAAGCTTACCAACTCAATGAAAAATTAGCAATCGCTGGTGGTAAAGTGACTCTTATATGGCCTAAAAATATTCCCACTCCAAATTGGATTTCTGCTGATTTAGCGGGGGGTTTAGGGGCTTATGATTTAGGGGATAAAATAGTTTATATTAATAATCCCCAGTTAACACCTAGAGGATTAAATTATTCAATGCGTCGCTCATTTTTAGAACAAATTGGTGGCTTTGATGCTAACTTAGGAAGAGTGGGAAAAAAACTGTTGTCTAATGAAGAATTATATACGACAGAATTGGCCTTGAATAAAGGATGGGAAGTAGCCTATCTTCCTGATGCTTTAGTTGCTCATAATGTTGCCCCAGAAAGACTCAAAGCTGACTGGTTTTTGCGTCGTAGTTGGTGGCAAGGGGTTAGTGAATGTTATCGAGAAGAAATTGCTGGACGAACCGGAATTGAACAATTAGGCAGAGGAGGAGAAAGATTAGTTAGGGGTCTTTATAAGTCCCTAAAATATATCAATAATCCCGCTTTAAGTTTTGATAATCTTGTCTATGCTTATGGTCAAATTGGCTATCTACAAGAAGCCATTAAAATGATGATAACTTCAGGAAACAATCCACAGTGA
- a CDS encoding GDP-mannose 4,6-dehydratase, which yields MKQKTALICGISGQDGTYLAQYLLEKEYIVCGTSRDAQMSSFRNLQQLGIKDKVKLESMSLNDFRSVLQVLNKIKPDEVYNLAGQSSVGLSFELPVETLESIATGTLNLLEAIRFTGAPIKFYNAGSSECFGDIGDQAADELTPFRPRSPYAVAKSAAFWEVANYREAYGIFACSGILFNHESPLRPQRFVTQKIVAAACNIAQGNHQQLHLGNVSIARDWGWAPEYVKAMYLMLQQDQPDDYVIATGQSYSLEEFVVKTFECLGLNWQNYVITDQSLFRPTDLAISRGNPTKAEEELGWKAQYKMPDVVKMMVEDKLNN from the coding sequence ATGAAACAAAAAACAGCCTTAATTTGTGGAATATCTGGTCAAGATGGAACTTATTTAGCTCAATATTTACTGGAAAAAGAATATATTGTTTGTGGCACATCAAGAGATGCCCAAATGTCATCTTTTCGAAATTTACAACAATTAGGGATTAAAGATAAAGTCAAATTAGAATCTATGTCCCTCAATGATTTTCGTAGTGTTTTACAAGTTTTAAACAAAATTAAACCAGATGAAGTTTATAATTTAGCGGGTCAAAGTTCTGTCGGATTATCCTTTGAATTACCAGTAGAAACCTTAGAAAGTATTGCCACAGGAACCTTAAATCTTTTAGAAGCAATCCGCTTTACAGGCGCACCAATTAAATTTTATAATGCAGGTTCTAGTGAATGTTTTGGAGATATAGGAGATCAAGCGGCTGATGAATTAACCCCTTTTCGTCCCCGTAGTCCCTATGCTGTGGCTAAATCTGCGGCTTTTTGGGAGGTAGCAAACTATCGAGAAGCTTACGGTATTTTTGCTTGTTCAGGTATCTTATTTAATCATGAATCTCCTTTACGTCCCCAACGGTTTGTGACGCAAAAAATTGTTGCTGCTGCTTGTAATATTGCCCAAGGCAACCATCAACAATTACACTTAGGAAATGTTTCTATTGCGCGAGATTGGGGATGGGCCCCAGAATATGTTAAAGCCATGTATTTAATGTTACAACAAGACCAACCAGATGATTATGTCATCGCTACAGGACAAAGTTATTCTTTAGAGGAATTTGTCGTTAAAACTTTTGAGTGTTTAGGATTAAATTGGCAAAATTATGTCATTACTGATCAAAGTTTATTTCGTCCCACAGATTTAGCTATTAGTCGAGGAAACCCCACTAAAGCTGAAGAAGAATTGGGTTGGAAAGCACAATATAAAATGCCAGATGTGGTTAAAATGATGGTAGAAGATAAGTTAAATAATTGA
- a CDS encoding M16 family metallopeptidase, whose amino-acid sequence MVQLIAPSNLLKCPNFPGNIIKLSQGLTVIHHYIPVTSVVVVDVWVKAGTMAEPKNWQGMAHFLEHMIFKGTKNILPGVFDQVVEHNGGVTNAATSHDYAHFFLTTASPYLADTLPYLAEILLQAEIAEDEFIRERDVVLEEIRSCYDDPDWLGFQTLCESLYQHHPYGKSILGDESRLRQYSPHQMRCFHRTHYQPQNMTVVIVGNVQQDKALSLVETEFKDFNVPSECPPTGWKAEPPLQEVRRNKMYLQRLEQGRLLMGWVGPGIDKLEDGLGLDLISVILGAGRTSRLVRELREEKHLVWHIESSFSLQKDSSLFTIGAWLDVPYLEKVEDLICDRLVQLQVELISEAELNRAKRLLCHDYIFSTETPGQLAGLYGYYETIASAELSLSYPLIIEKLSPQDLQRIACEYLSPERYAITVMQPC is encoded by the coding sequence CTGGTGCAACTAATAGCCCCATCAAATCTTCTCAAATGCCCTAATTTTCCAGGGAATATAATCAAGTTATCCCAAGGATTAACAGTAATTCATCATTATATCCCTGTTACCTCGGTGGTAGTGGTTGATGTTTGGGTAAAAGCAGGGACAATGGCCGAACCCAAGAATTGGCAGGGTATGGCTCACTTTTTAGAGCATATGATCTTTAAGGGAACCAAGAATATTTTGCCAGGGGTATTTGATCAAGTGGTGGAACATAATGGGGGGGTCACAAATGCAGCGACAAGTCATGATTATGCTCATTTTTTCTTGACTACAGCTTCGCCCTATTTAGCCGATACTTTGCCCTATTTGGCGGAAATTCTTCTACAAGCGGAAATTGCCGAGGATGAGTTTATTCGGGAAAGGGATGTGGTACTAGAAGAAATAAGGTCTTGTTATGATGATCCTGATTGGTTAGGGTTTCAAACTCTCTGTGAAAGTTTATATCAACACCATCCTTACGGAAAGTCAATTTTAGGTGATGAATCTCGATTAAGACAATATTCGCCCCATCAGATGCGCTGTTTTCATCGTACCCATTATCAACCTCAGAACATGACTGTGGTGATTGTGGGCAATGTACAACAAGATAAAGCCCTCTCCTTAGTTGAGACGGAATTTAAGGATTTTAATGTTCCCTCGGAATGTCCCCCCACAGGTTGGAAAGCAGAACCCCCTTTACAGGAAGTACGGCGCAATAAAATGTACTTACAAAGATTAGAACAAGGAAGGTTATTAATGGGATGGGTGGGGCCAGGAATTGATAAGTTAGAAGATGGGTTAGGATTAGACTTAATCTCGGTGATTTTAGGCGCGGGAAGGACTTCTCGGTTAGTTCGGGAGTTACGGGAAGAAAAGCACTTGGTTTGGCATATAGAAAGCAGTTTTTCTTTACAAAAAGACTCTAGTTTGTTTACAATTGGGGCTTGGTTAGATGTGCCTTATTTAGAAAAAGTAGAAGATTTAATTTGCGATCGCCTAGTTCAATTACAAGTAGAACTTATAAGCGAAGCAGAATTAAATCGGGCTAAACGACTATTATGTCATGATTATATCTTTTCGACGGAAACTCCTGGTCAATTAGCGGGTTTATATGGTTATTATGAGACTATTGCTTCGGCTGAACTTTCTTTATCTTATCCCCTAATTATTGAAAAATTGTCCCCCCAAGACTTACAACGCATTGCCTGTGAATATTTGTCTCCTGAACGGTATGCTATTACAGTAATGCAGCCTTGTTAA
- the thiS gene encoding sulfur carrier protein ThiS — MNTTSEITLQVNGKPVTCSPNTNLTQMLQQIGLNPRLIAVEYNGEILHRQYWETTLLKTGDRLEIVTIVGGG, encoded by the coding sequence ATGAATACTACCTCTGAAATTACCCTACAAGTGAATGGAAAACCAGTTACTTGTAGTCCCAATACTAACTTAACCCAAATGCTACAACAAATAGGCTTAAATCCTCGCTTAATTGCGGTAGAATATAATGGAGAAATTCTCCATCGACAATATTGGGAAACCACCTTATTAAAAACAGGCGATCGCTTAGAAATTGTCACAATTGTAGGTGGTGGATAA
- a CDS encoding Uma2 family endonuclease: MMLITVSENTLILDTGNQVIFLHQQWEDYERLLSLRQDKTYPKLYFNAKTQEIRLMSPLPSHGNRVDTLSDLVKIILRRKGKDWQCFDPITLKIPNQAGLEPDTCFYIENRQAILGKDKIDLTVDPPPDLAIEVDFTSITDIGAYQLLKIPELWVYRRESLKVYLFQRLSNNDYAAEYLKASFDETMKDGNMDVFLLALKNVINRKLL, encoded by the coding sequence ATGATGCTAATTACTGTCAGCGAAAATACATTAATATTAGATACTGGTAATCAGGTTATTTTCCTTCATCAGCAGTGGGAAGATTATGAACGATTACTTAGTTTACGTCAAGATAAAACCTATCCTAAACTATATTTTAATGCCAAAACCCAAGAAATTAGGCTTATGTCCCCTTTACCAAGTCATGGAAATCGTGTTGATACTCTAAGCGACTTAGTTAAAATTATCTTACGTCGAAAAGGAAAAGATTGGCAGTGTTTTGATCCAATTACTTTAAAAATCCCTAATCAAGCAGGTTTAGAACCGGATACCTGTTTTTATATTGAAAATAGACAAGCTATCTTAGGAAAAGATAAGATTGATTTAACTGTTGATCCTCCTCCTGATTTAGCAATAGAAGTTGATTTTACTTCAATTACTGATATAGGAGCATATCAATTACTTAAAATTCCTGAATTGTGGGTTTATCGTCGGGAAAGCTTAAAGGTTTATCTTTTTCAAAGACTTTCTAATAATGACTATGCAGCAGAATATTTAAAAGCGTCTTTTGATGAAACAATGAAAGATGGCAATATGGATGTTTTTTTACTCGCTCTTAAAAATGTTATTAATAGGAAATTACTTTAA
- a CDS encoding Uma2 family endonuclease has product MTSIVKQCYYTPEEYLTQEELSDFRNEYIDGEIIPMTGGTQNHNEIAGNFYTSLKVALRGQNYKVYITDLRLWIPNYRVYTYPDIMVIKGQPILVENRQDNVTNPTLIIEILSKSTKNYDQGDKFDYYSSLSTF; this is encoded by the coding sequence ATGACATCAATCGTTAAACAATGCTATTACACTCCAGAGGAATATTTAACTCAAGAAGAACTTTCTGATTTCAGAAATGAATATATTGACGGAGAAATTATACCCATGACTGGTGGTACACAGAATCATAATGAAATAGCAGGAAATTTTTATACTTCTTTAAAAGTAGCTTTACGAGGACAGAATTATAAAGTTTATATAACAGATTTACGATTATGGATTCCCAATTATCGAGTTTATACTTATCCTGATATTATGGTCATTAAAGGTCAACCTATATTAGTCGAAAATCGTCAAGATAACGTCACAAATCCTACTTTAATTATTGAAATTTTATCTAAAAGTACCAAAAATTATGACCAAGGTGATAAATTTGATTACTATTCTTCTCTTTCTACTTTTTAA
- a CDS encoding thiamine phosphate synthase, translated as MNETNHNSLSIPRILDANLDRAREGLRIIEEWCRFGLENSQLAEECKQMRQEIAHWHTSDLRLARDTPNDPGTELSHPQEEKRNSIDQLLQANLCRIQEALRVLEEYGKLYHPQMGLTFKQIRYQVYTLESNLLQSYRLQKLKESPLYLVTSPHDNLFSIVEKALQGGLNLVQYRDKNTDDIIKLETAKILCQLCHKYEALFIMNDRVDIALAVNADGVHLGQQDIPIALARQIIGPNRIIGRSTTNEQEMAKAITEGADYIGVGPVYSTPTKAGKKAAGLTYVNYATNTAKITWFAIGGIDTININEVINAGAKQIAVVRAIMEAENPTIITKKLLSQLKG; from the coding sequence ATGAACGAGACTAATCATAATAGTTTATCAATTCCGAGAATTTTAGATGCAAATCTAGATCGGGCAAGAGAAGGATTAAGAATAATAGAAGAATGGTGTCGCTTTGGCTTAGAAAATAGTCAATTAGCAGAAGAATGTAAACAAATGCGTCAAGAAATTGCTCATTGGCATACATCAGATTTAAGATTAGCTAGAGATACACCGAATGATCCTGGAACAGAATTATCCCATCCCCAAGAAGAAAAAAGAAACAGTATTGATCAACTTTTACAAGCTAATTTATGTCGCATTCAAGAAGCATTAAGAGTTTTAGAAGAATATGGTAAACTCTATCATCCACAAATGGGACTAACATTTAAACAAATTCGTTATCAAGTTTATACTTTAGAAAGTAATCTATTACAATCTTATCGATTACAAAAACTAAAAGAATCTCCCTTATATTTAGTAACATCTCCTCATGATAATCTCTTTTCAATTGTTGAAAAAGCTTTACAAGGAGGTTTGAACTTAGTCCAATATAGAGATAAAAATACAGATGATATAATTAAACTAGAAACTGCTAAAATACTTTGTCAACTATGTCATAAATACGAAGCATTATTTATTATGAATGATCGAGTAGATATAGCTTTAGCAGTTAATGCTGATGGTGTACATCTAGGACAACAAGATATCCCCATTGCCTTAGCTAGACAAATTATTGGACCTAATAGAATTATTGGAAGATCAACAACTAATGAGCAAGAAATGGCCAAAGCAATAACAGAAGGAGCAGATTATATTGGAGTTGGCCCAGTTTATTCTACTCCAACTAAAGCAGGTAAAAAAGCCGCCGGATTAACCTATGTCAACTATGCAACAAACACTGCTAAAATTACCTGGTTTGCTATTGGTGGAATTGATACAATTAATATTAATGAAGTGATCAATGCTGGAGCCAAGCAAATAGCGGTTGTTCGTGCTATTATGGAAGCAGAAAACCCAACTATAATCACCAAAAAACTTCTCTCTCAACTTAAGGGTTAA
- a CDS encoding AZOBR_p60025 family cell surface glycopolymer formation protein yields the protein MKRLSLKLSPELINIIIAFIVVTIITIYFYFVKFDGNITGFFRIGSILQLSPYLNPNNTIIYQGEIGYDGQQFLSLAFDPFLQNPETINSLDHPIYRYRRILYPLISYLFSFGNQALIPYVMVGVNYLSIIIIVWIISLYFKSDKTFQWQSLLTLCIPGVWMVLSLGTADLLSSLFLILAFYGYRWDKPIVTGVAISLACLTRETLILMGLALILASIWQRKHKYIKPLLFSLLPPLLWTGYINLLNLPGKIRVKDNFGYPFVGIFNKFISLITGGINAKNIFEAYMFILLLTILISIFFIVKNRCNYNLIYKLSGIFYSAMFIFSSMTILGYYLDYSRVFMDVYFILLLTYNENHIPWKTGLISTSALGNLAFLVLHS from the coding sequence ATGAAACGCTTATCACTTAAATTGTCTCCTGAACTGATTAATATTATAATTGCTTTTATTGTTGTTACTATTATTACTATTTATTTTTACTTTGTCAAGTTCGATGGTAATATTACAGGATTTTTTCGCATCGGCTCTATTTTACAACTTTCTCCTTATCTTAACCCCAATAATACCATTATTTATCAAGGAGAAATTGGCTATGATGGACAACAATTTTTAAGCCTTGCTTTTGATCCCTTTTTACAAAATCCTGAAACCATTAACAGCCTTGATCATCCAATTTATCGTTATCGTCGTATTTTATATCCTCTGATTAGCTATTTATTTAGTTTTGGTAATCAGGCACTTATCCCTTATGTTATGGTAGGTGTAAATTATTTATCAATTATTATTATTGTTTGGATTATTAGTCTTTATTTTAAATCAGATAAAACTTTTCAATGGCAATCTCTGTTAACTTTGTGTATTCCTGGGGTTTGGATGGTATTATCTTTAGGAACTGCTGATTTATTAAGTAGTTTATTTTTAATTCTTGCTTTTTATGGTTATCGTTGGGATAAACCTATTGTAACAGGGGTTGCTATTTCTTTAGCTTGTTTAACTAGAGAAACTCTAATATTAATGGGTTTAGCTCTTATTTTAGCTAGTATTTGGCAACGAAAACATAAATATATAAAACCTTTATTGTTTAGCTTACTTCCCCCTTTATTATGGACTGGTTATATTAATCTTTTAAATTTACCTGGCAAAATTAGAGTTAAAGATAATTTTGGTTATCCATTTGTGGGTATTTTTAATAAATTCATATCTCTTATTACTGGTGGAATTAACGCAAAAAATATATTTGAAGCTTATATGTTTATCCTATTATTGACTATTTTAATTTCTATTTTTTTTATTGTTAAAAATCGCTGTAATTATAATCTTATTTATAAACTAAGTGGTATTTTTTATAGTGCTATGTTTATCTTTAGTAGTATGACAATTTTGGGTTACTATTTAGATTATTCACGGGTTTTTATGGATGTTTACTTTATATTATTACTAACTTATAATGAAAATCATATTCCTTGGAAAACGGGACTAATTTCTACATCAGCATTAGGTAATTTAGCATTTCTAGTCTTACATTCCTAA
- a CDS encoding class I SAM-dependent methyltransferase — protein sequence MANQTLGLSPNLYQYFQSVSLREADILKQLRQETAQHPMGMMQIAPEQGQFMAFLIQLMGAKKTLEIGVFTGYSALVVALALPQYGQIIACDVDEEYTAIARRYWEKAGVSHKIDLRIAPALETLDKLIAEGQTNSFDFAFIDADKSNYDNYYEKALLLVRQGGLIAIDNVLWSGKVADSTVQDNRTQKIRDLNKKLHKDPRITLSLLPLADGLTLAIKS from the coding sequence ATGGCTAATCAAACCCTTGGACTTTCTCCCAATCTTTATCAATACTTTCAAAGTGTCTCCCTTCGGGAAGCTGATATTCTTAAACAACTGCGTCAAGAAACAGCACAACATCCTATGGGAATGATGCAAATTGCGCCAGAACAAGGACAATTTATGGCATTTTTGATACAATTAATGGGAGCAAAAAAGACCTTAGAAATAGGTGTTTTTACAGGATATAGTGCCTTAGTTGTGGCTTTAGCATTGCCTCAATATGGTCAAATTATCGCCTGTGATGTTGATGAAGAATATACCGCGATCGCTCGTCGTTATTGGGAAAAAGCAGGAGTTTCTCATAAAATTGATCTGCGAATTGCGCCTGCTTTAGAAACATTAGATAAACTCATTGCTGAGGGACAAACAAATAGCTTTGATTTTGCTTTTATTGATGCCGATAAAAGCAACTATGATAATTATTATGAAAAAGCACTTTTGTTAGTGCGACAGGGCGGATTAATTGCCATAGATAATGTATTATGGAGTGGAAAAGTTGCCGATTCAACTGTACAAGATAATCGCACCCAAAAGATACGAGATTTGAATAAAAAACTCCATAAAGATCCGAGAATAACCCTTAGTTTATTGCCCCTTGCTGATGGATTAACTTTAGCTATTAAAAGTTAG
- a CDS encoding glycosyltransferase family 4 protein, protein MNILMICATFPYPPSRGGTQGRTFNLLKKITENHQITLITLRSEDVTEAEIEQLKNYVTDLIIFPRPTEEKTKILEKIKRFSQFFIEGTPPNVRYLYLPEIQQWIDEAVVNKKFDIITCEHSVNEIYIRPQWKQKIKTVINIHSSVYKTCLNQLETDTSDSEFRDRLYLPLLRRYEQRTISKFSHVVVTTDEDEQQMREFAPQANITLIANGVDLETFPYRSHDPGGHNLIFVGGLDYFVNIDGAVFFSQKVLPLLQEKYSDTTLTLVGSKPSPEVQELAKLPGITVTGRVPSVVDYLHQATVAVIPLRTGFGMKFKTLEAMAAGVPVVASDRGLEGMETDGKNEPLRALRANTIDEYIKAISRLFEDQQLREELSKNGRQFIKENYTWEYLGNQYNQLLSENKL, encoded by the coding sequence ATGAATATTTTAATGATTTGTGCCACATTTCCCTATCCTCCTAGTCGTGGAGGAACACAAGGAAGAACGTTTAATTTGCTCAAAAAGATTACAGAAAATCATCAAATTACCTTAATCACTCTACGTTCAGAAGACGTGACAGAGGCAGAAATTGAACAACTCAAAAATTATGTAACAGACTTAATTATTTTTCCCCGTCCTACTGAAGAAAAGACAAAGATTTTAGAAAAAATAAAGCGGTTTAGTCAATTTTTTATTGAAGGAACTCCCCCTAATGTGCGCTATCTTTATTTACCTGAAATTCAACAATGGATAGATGAAGCTGTTGTCAATAAAAAGTTTGATATAATTACTTGTGAACATAGTGTTAATGAAATTTATATTCGTCCCCAATGGAAACAAAAGATAAAAACAGTTATTAATATTCATAGTTCTGTTTATAAAACTTGTTTAAATCAGTTAGAAACAGACACATCAGATAGTGAATTTAGGGATCGTTTATATCTTCCTTTATTACGACGATATGAACAAAGAACTATCTCTAAATTTTCCCATGTTGTGGTAACAACAGACGAAGATGAACAACAAATGAGAGAATTTGCACCTCAAGCAAATATTACTTTAATTGCTAATGGAGTAGACCTAGAAACTTTTCCTTATCGTTCCCATGACCCTGGTGGTCATAATTTAATTTTTGTCGGAGGATTAGACTATTTTGTTAATATTGATGGGGCAGTTTTTTTTAGTCAAAAAGTATTACCTTTACTTCAAGAAAAATATTCTGATACTACCTTAACCTTAGTCGGTTCTAAACCCTCTCCAGAAGTTCAAGAATTAGCTAAACTTCCTGGGATTACAGTAACAGGTAGAGTCCCTTCTGTGGTAGACTATTTACATCAGGCCACGGTAGCTGTTATTCCTTTAAGGACAGGGTTTGGTATGAAGTTTAAAACCCTGGAAGCCATGGCAGCAGGCGTTCCTGTAGTAGCTAGTGATCGTGGTTTAGAAGGAATGGAAACCGATGGAAAAAACGAACCTTTACGAGCATTACGAGCGAATACAATAGACGAGTATATAAAGGCAATTAGTCGTTTATTTGAAGATCAACAATTACGAGAAGAACTTTCAAAAAATGGACGACAATTTATCAAAGAGAACTATACCTGGGAATATTTAGGTAATCAGTATAACCAATTATTATCAGAAAATAAATTATGA